The following is a genomic window from Notolabrus celidotus isolate fNotCel1 unplaced genomic scaffold, fNotCel1.pri scaffold_205_arrow_ctg1, whole genome shotgun sequence.
AGTCAAAGAATCTCAGAGGGTCCTGGAGGACTTCAGTGAGCTGGAAATGAGGTGCAACGATGCTTTAAGAACCACCACAGTACAGCAGTTCCCACAGATCGGCAAAAAGGTTAAAGCTTTTAAAGACATGTGCTCTCAGTTCAAACTTGAGTTCCAGCAAGAACTGAAAAAGACTCTTCCATCAatccgaggaggaggagaagaggaggatgtaCTCACAGAGATCCTGAAGAAGATACACTCTTCTCCTTTCAATAACGAGAAACTGAATGAGTGGATGGAttgtaaagagagagaaatccaCACAATAATGTCTTTGACTGACACGATGAAAAACACCATGACTGTACCATCTCAAAATCACCTGTACAAAGAAAGTCTGAAAGCAGAACatgctgtgtgttttgtcttcACCTCACTGGGGAGTGATGAGCCGTACCTCTCAGCTTTATCAAACTACTTAAGAAAAACACCAGAACCAGAAATCCCTCAAGATCCAGGTACTCAGGACCTGGAGAACAAACAGTGGTATGCTTCAAGAGAAATGGCAGATTCAATGAGGAAGAAAGCAAAGATCTTCAGGGACTTTGCAGAGGCCAACCAGGGGAACAAGAGCGTTAGGTTCTTGACTGCTGGAATTAAAAATGAGACGCTGAAAGGTTCCAGCATCTACCTTTACAAAGATGGCTTTTCTGTCACTgaggactttgagcctccttcaAAGCCTGAATCAGTGACAGTAAGTGACATCAACCACAACAGTGTGACTCTGAAGATTGATCCCCCAAAGTTTGGATTGGAGAACATCACCTCCTACTCTGTTGAGCGCTGTGTCAGTGGAGAGGAAGGATGGAAACAACAGACCGCATCCAAAGCTGGAGAAGTGACGGTGGGTGATCTGAGTCCAAACACAGAGTACATGTTCAGGTGCAGAGCAGTGACCTCAGTTGGTCTTGGACCAGCCAATCAAGTCAGTGGTCCCATTAAAACTTTATCTTGCAGCCCTCCAGTGAAACCTCAAGTGGAACCAAGCCCAAGTGAAATATCAAAGAGCTTGAAGACACGTGCTGAGCATGAACAAGATGTCTGGAGTTTGAACAACATCCCGGAAGTgtgcacaacaaaacaaactcttAAAGATGAACTCAAACTGAAAAGCAAACAGGTCAGTTCTGCATCACCCTCAGTTTACCAGCTGCCTCTGGAAAGAGGGAAGTTGgtaaacataaaacactgtcgGAAGTTCAGTTTTGGTAAAGAAAGCATGAAGCCGAACCGCACGATAATGCTTCTGGGAGCGACCGGATCAGGAAAATCTACTCTGATCAATGGAATGATGAACTTCATCCTTGGAGTGAACTGGACGGACAATTTCAGATTCAAACTGATCGACGAGGAGCAAACAAAATCACAAGCTGAAAGCCAGACCTCTGAGGTCACTGTGTACAAAATCAACCACCAGGAAGGCTTTAACATAGATTACTCAGTGACCATCGTTGACACTCCAGGCTTTGGAGATACAAGAGgcataaagagagacagagagatcgTAGAACAGCTGCGTAATCTCTTTTCTTCTGACCACGGTGTCCGAGATATTGATTCTGTGGGGTTTGTAGCTCAGGCCTCTTTAGCTCGACTCACACCATCACAGAGATATGTGTTCGATTCAGTGCTCTCAATCTTTGGAAAAGACATCGCAGAAAACATCAGGATTCTGGTGACATTCGCAGACGGCCAGTGTCCACCAGTTCTTGAGGCGATCAAAGCTGCAGATGTCCCCTGTCCAAAAACAGGAGACGGGAAGCCGGTTCACTTCAAATTCAATAATTCAGC
Proteins encoded in this region:
- the LOC117809023 gene encoding uncharacterized protein LOC117809023 encodes the protein MDSDISGTMEVAALGRPFSLGMLYDCRKDSLVPGMTLWDHDDMIKHIDERQQNYNDFDIVASESIEDKSSALDVEASLKASFLGGLVKVNGSAKYLNDSKTSKNQARVTLKYQTTTKVQELSMDHLGAGNVKHQNVFEKGLATHVVTAILYGAQAFFVFDREVSQEEDHQDIEGNLKVLIEKIPGLAIDGEGSLKMEDEDKANVDKFSCSFFGDFSLKKMRTSFQEAIQVYKSLPELLGANGENAVPMKVWLLPLTALDSSAAKLVCQISLGLVKESQRVLEDFSELEMRCNDALRTTTVQQFPQIGKKVKAFKDMCSQFKLEFQQELKKTLPSIRGGGEEEDVLTEILKKIHSSPFNNEKLNEWMDCKEREIHTIMSLTDTMKNTMTVPSQNHLYKESLKAEHAVCFVFTSLGSDEPYLSALSNYLRKTPEPEIPQDPGTQDLENKQWYASREMADSMRKKAKIFRDFAEANQGNKSVRFLTAGIKNETLKGSSIYLYKDGFSVTEDFEPPSKPESVTVSDINHNSVTLKIDPPKFGLENITSYSVERCVSGEEGWKQQTASKAGEVTVGDLSPNTEYMFRCRAVTSVGLGPANQVSGPIKTLSCSPPVKPQVEPSPSEISKSLKTRAEHEQDVWSLNNIPEVCTTKQTLKDELKLKSKQVSSASPSVYQLPLERGKLVNIKHCRKFSFGKESMKPNRTIMLLGATGSGKSTLINGMMNFILGVNWTDNFRFKLIDEEQTKSQAESQTSEVTVYKINHQEGFNIDYSVTIVDTPGFGDTRGIKRDREIVEQLRNLFSSDHGVRDIDSVGFVAQASLARLTPSQRYVFDSVLSIFGKDIAENIRILVTFADGQCPPVLEAIKAADVPCPKTGDGKPVHFKFNNSALFANNSAAADSMSGDDGSFDEMFWNMGTKSMMRFFDALNHINTKSLSMTKEVLRERKQLEVSVEGLQIRVKNGLAKLEEIKETAEKLKGCEAEISRNQKFEIKVNVKKPFQVDFSGSGKYLTNCQQCNFTCHDSCIFAEDKDKIKCSAMGSDGMCTVCPGKCIWSVHFHQKYKWEYKDCTEIKTVEELKKKYDIAKGDKSGVEALIRKLKAEYDAVQTEVEKLMGQMTKCLNRLKDIALRPNPLSTPEYIDMLIQGEKNEGKPGWKKRVEALTDMRENADYMARVERGEKLLERNTEPTSQPQSFWSRLFSW